GCTGCCCGGCGCGTACCAGCCGTAGCGCGTGTTGCCGATGAACGCGAACAGACCGCCGCTCGTGGTGGAAAGGTGTTCGCCGATGCATTCCCCGTCTCCGCTGGTCCTTTGGTCAAAGGCGGCCGGATAGCAGCCCTGGGAGTACAAGAATCCGTATTCCGTGTTCTGAAGCTGCTCGATCGTGCCGTTGCTCTGGCCCAGGAGAAAGACCTCATTGGCGTGGCCCATGTGGTTCATGACGTGCGCGCCTTCGTTGATCGCGTGCCAGACCCCGGTTTCGCTGTAGGTCCCGTCGCGCTGGTACATGGTCCGCAGGAAATAGGATTCCGGGATATGCTGGGCCACGTCGTCCTTGTAGTCGCCGCCCCAGGTGACGGGATTCCAGTTCAGGTTTTCGCCGAACATGACCGAGATGTTGTTGCTGAAAGTGTTGTAATTGACGTAGTATTGGGTCTTGCGCAGGATGTTGTTGAATTCTGCAGCCGTCTCAGCGGGGAATCTGCCGATGTGGACCTCCGGCAGCATGTCCACCTGGTCCGCGATCTCGCCCCAGATATCGTTTCCGTTGGCGTTCCAGTCTCCATCCAGGTTGCTGAAATAGATGTCCGTGGGCATCCGGTTGTCCTGAGTTTGGCCCACCTGGCCGCGGCAGCCGCGTTCCGGAACGATCTCGTCATCGCCGCCCAGGATCACGTATTCCAGAGGTTCGGAGCTGCTGGCCCAGGTCTGATAGGCATCGCTGATGAAATTGCGCACCTTTTCGGCGTTGTCGGCCCCGGTGTAGCTGGCGTAGATGTCGGAAACCAGGTACAGCGCGGTGCTGACGTTCTGCGCGGCGCGCCATTGGATGTAGTTTTGAAAGAGCGGTTCGCTGGCGGAGTCCGTGATGATGATCATCTTTTTGGGCACGCTGAGGTCGATCAGCCTGCTCTGGGGAGCATGCGAACGGTAGGCGGGAGCGGAAACGTAAGAATGAAGGGCGTCCGGGTTGAGGACAAGATCACGGATGTCGGAGTTGTCCCGCGCGCGGGTGAAGAAATTGGCAGAATTGCTGGCCAGGTCTTCGTCCCAGACTGTCTGAACCTCGATCCGCAGGCTGGAGGCGGAAAAGACCTCGCCCCGCACGGGATTGTATTTCCAAGGATAGACGTTGATCACGGCGATCTGGTGGCCGCGCATGAACTGGCTGCCCAGATAGTCAAAATCCTTGGCGGGGAAAAGCGTATCCGCATTCCAGATAGTGGGTTCCGGGACCGTCGTGTCCGCCGCGGGCAGCGAGATCGGCTGCTGGGCGCGAACGTAATCCAGGGCGACCCCGTTCCTCTGCAATTGAGGCTCAGAGAGGATCACGCCCACGCTTTCGATCCTTTCGCCAAAGGGGATCAGCACCCGGACGGGCAAATAGTTCAGGGCCGGAACGCCAGGTTCCAGCAGGGGCGCGGTTTGCGAGCCGCGGTACTGGCCCTGCCAGCCGTTGGCATCAATGCTCAGGTCCAGGCTCAGCGCGAAAGCCGCCGCGCCAAGGGCCAAAAGTCCTATCATTACGAGTAGTTTCTTCATTCTTAGCATCCTGTTTGGGCATTTCTTATAGTTTTTTTCACTAAATATCATAAAATAAGAATAGCCGATATCAGTCAAGCAATTTCTTGCCCCGGGTCTTTTGCCCCTTACTGACTGCTTTCCGGCTTATAACAGTACCTCCCAGCCTGTCTTCCGGTCTGTCTTCCGGCATCCCCCAGAGGCCCTGAGCCCTCTTCATTTCTGAAAAAACTTCCCAATCAGCCCTTTCCTCCCTCCTGCCTGGCTCTTTATCACTTGTCTATCCACTGCCTATCACTTGTCTATAATAGACAAGTGATAGACAGTGGATAATCAAATGATAGACAGCGTGAAAAGAGGGGAAGAGAAAAGCTCTTGATATCTAATTCATGAAGTTTTTGAAGAATAGATGATAATCGATATGAGTAGTCTGAGGTTAAGCTGTAAACAGTAGCATTAAATCCAGCATTGTTAAGATACACCCCAAGTGTATCGAAATTTGCAACATAATTATTCCCAGCGTATCTTATCTGATACTGAGAATAAGCTCCTATCAGAAATTCATTGGCATCTACTGCCCACACACTTATACCCAATAAAAGAAGTAAACAAAGGGCACAGTACTTTTTCATGATGATCTCCTTACTTAATGATGGTAAATTTCTTGATGGTCGATTGATCGCCAATTCTTGCTCGGCATAAATACATACCTGAAGAATAGTTGGAGATATTAACCGTGCTGACCAATTCATTAGACAACATGTTGTTGACTTCTATTCGATGCATGACTTGACCCTTGAGGTTAAAGATTTCAACTTGTAGGGGCGTTTCTCTGTTTTTATACACTCCCGATATTGAAATTGTGATCTCACCGTTAGTTAGTACGGGATTGGGACTCAATCTCATTTGTAATCGATCTGATAGTTGTGGCGCACTTGGGTCATCATTAGCGACCATTCCAGGATTTCCTGCATAAACAAATACATAGCCGCGAAAATCATGATATGGCCAAATACCCTCCTCAAATGGTGCAGATACAGCTATGTCATCATATCCATCGCCATTAAAGTCTCCAACGGCAACGTCATATCCATAATTTTCTATAGTATGGGGCTTTTGCCAATCAGATTGTCCATTCATAATAGAACTACCGAGCCATACAGCAAATCTCCTTGCTTGGTAACTTGCACCGACTACATCACCGAAGCCGTCACCATTAAAATCCCCATGTTTTACGCCACCAACCCTTGTGTTACCAAACAAAACTGGGGTTAAAGTGACGTTTGGATTTATAGGAAGATTTGAGATTGTCCCTAACCAAACCTTCATTCCAAAATTGTCTATATAGCCCAGAAAATCGTCGAATCCATCATTGTTTACATCTCCAAGTGGCTTACAAGTCCTTGTGATAGAATATGGCGTGTGAATCATAAGTGTATAATCAGAAAAAACTCTACTGTTGTTTCCATAGTACACTCTGACGGTAGAATATTGTTCATCTCCCTGTTGCTCACCAAGATATCCTATGGAAAAATCATGACATCCATCGTTATTGATGTCTCCAATCCCAATAACTG
The DNA window shown above is from Candidatus Syntrophosphaera sp. and carries:
- a CDS encoding FG-GAP repeat protein, whose product is MVSSRFALSFFLIIMPIYVMHGLNDMPLLAQLQGEHNASAFGYSIVSLDFNHDNYDDLIVLSAGYGWVYPYTPSHGKVYVYYGGLGFSSASEPAMTLEGDYPQGMQRMIGSIINPGDINGDGFDDLIIVDRNPDVTGSVRLMFYFGGTCDLTSPDMIEYPLPGESIYNMYELGDVDGDGFGDIGISYQINYYTYFDIMWGGTFTRQNILSLDFASGAPDGSVIGIGDINNDGCHDFSIGYLGEQQGDEQYSTVRVYYGNNSRVFSDYTLMIHTPYSITRTCKPLGDVNNDGFDDFLGYIDNFGMKVWLGTISNLPINPNVTLTPVLFGNTRVGGVKHGDFNGDGFGDVVGASYQARRFAVWLGSSIMNGQSDWQKPHTIENYGYDVAVGDFNGDGYDDIAVSAPFEEGIWPYHDFRGYVFVYAGNPGMVANDDPSAPQLSDRLQMRLSPNPVLTNGEITISISGVYKNRETPLQVEIFNLKGQVMHRIEVNNMLSNELVSTVNISNYSSGMYLCRARIGDQSTIKKFTIIK